One genomic region from Geothermobacter ehrlichii encodes:
- a CDS encoding acyl-CoA thioesterase has product MNGFRFTVPIRVRVADINYGGHVSNAVVLNFFQDGRIGYLERIGGFSELDIGGCGIILPEAHVHYRAEMFFGDELLIGVRARDLGRSSFVVDYRIERAGEVTAEGWTSLVAFDYARRRAVRLPAAFVEAVRKFEEME; this is encoded by the coding sequence ATGAACGGTTTCCGCTTCACCGTGCCCATCAGGGTTCGGGTTGCTGACATCAACTACGGCGGCCATGTCTCCAATGCCGTGGTGCTCAACTTCTTTCAGGACGGCCGGATCGGCTACCTCGAACGGATCGGCGGTTTCAGCGAGCTCGATATCGGTGGCTGCGGCATCATCCTTCCCGAAGCGCACGTTCACTATCGCGCCGAGATGTTTTTCGGCGACGAACTGCTGATCGGCGTGCGTGCGCGCGATCTGGGCCGTTCTTCATTCGTCGTCGATTACCGCATCGAGCGGGCGGGAGAGGTGACGGCCGAAGGCTGGACCAGCCTGGTCGCCTTCGATTACGCGCGGCGCAGGGCGGTCCGTTTGCCGGCAGCTTTTGTCGAGGCGGTCAGAAAATTCGAAGAGATGGAGTGA
- a CDS encoding YchJ family metal-binding protein: MKVQPMIAADPETLVRQRVEAFRRRDFGFIYDSYHPEALFRQQFPDRDGYLRYAKEEIASQMRIERFRILKARQRQERAEVIFHQLLMTASGAQESFEMALLERIGGRWLYLGSQRMDRAMFQGRPEELGFADFETAPERIFF, from the coding sequence ATGAAAGTGCAACCGATGATCGCCGCCGATCCCGAAACCTTGGTTCGGCAACGGGTGGAAGCCTTTCGCCGGCGGGATTTCGGTTTTATCTACGATTCCTACCATCCCGAAGCGCTCTTCCGGCAACAGTTTCCCGACCGCGACGGCTATCTGCGTTACGCAAAAGAGGAGATCGCGTCGCAGATGCGCATTGAACGATTCCGGATTCTGAAGGCCCGGCAGCGTCAGGAGCGGGCGGAGGTGATTTTTCACCAGCTGCTGATGACCGCTTCCGGCGCCCAGGAAAGTTTCGAAATGGCCCTGCTGGAGCGGATCGGCGGTCGCTGGCTCTACCTGGGCAGCCAGCGCATGGATCGCGCCATGTTTCAGGGCCGGCCCGAAGAGCTCGGCTTTGCCGATTTCGAAACGGCGCCGGAGCGGATCTTCTTCTGA
- a CDS encoding ABC transporter permease: protein MARGFFKEIVWRRLRHNRMAMVGAGLVLVMCLLALVAPLSSVDPGAIDIGARLQPPGPGHWLGTDDLGRDVFIRLCHGARISLLVGFVAVGIATFIGVILGAVAGYYGGVWDAVIMRFVDIMLCFPSFFLILAVIAFLEPSIWNIMIIIGLTGWMGVTRLVRAEFLSLREREFVLAARIIGASDFRIIFRHILPNALSPVLVHATLGVAGAILTESALSFLGIGVQPPTPSWGNMLIAGKQMLGTAWWLSAFPGLAILLTVLGYNLLGEGIRDALDPRIRD, encoded by the coding sequence ATGGCGCGAGGTTTTTTCAAGGAAATCGTCTGGCGGCGGTTGCGGCACAATCGCATGGCCATGGTCGGGGCGGGGCTGGTTCTGGTCATGTGCCTGCTGGCTCTTGTCGCCCCTCTTTCGTCGGTCGATCCCGGTGCCATCGATATCGGTGCCCGGCTGCAGCCGCCCGGTCCGGGCCACTGGCTCGGGACCGACGATCTGGGACGGGATGTCTTCATCCGTCTCTGCCACGGCGCCCGCATCTCGCTGCTGGTCGGTTTTGTCGCCGTAGGCATCGCCACCTTCATCGGCGTGATCCTCGGCGCCGTGGCCGGTTACTACGGTGGTGTCTGGGATGCGGTTATCATGCGCTTCGTCGACATCATGCTCTGTTTTCCGTCCTTCTTTCTCATCCTTGCCGTCATCGCCTTTCTTGAACCGTCGATCTGGAACATCATGATCATCATCGGCCTGACCGGCTGGATGGGCGTGACGCGCCTGGTACGGGCCGAGTTCCTCTCCCTGCGCGAACGGGAATTCGTCCTGGCCGCAAGGATCATCGGCGCGTCCGATTTCAGGATTATCTTCCGTCACATTTTGCCCAATGCCCTTTCTCCTGTTCTGGTTCACGCCACTCTCGGGGTCGCCGGCGCCATTCTGACCGAAAGCGCCCTGTCCTTTCTCGGCATCGGCGTTCAGCCGCCGACGCCCTCCTGGGGCAACATGCTCATTGCCGGCAAGCAGATGCTGGGGACCGCCTGGTGGCTTTCGGCCTTTCCCGGCCTGGCCATCCTGCTGACCGTGCTCGGTTACAACCTGCTGGGCGAGGGGATCCGTGACGCCCTCGACCCGAGAATCAGGGACTAG
- the mutM gene encoding bifunctional DNA-formamidopyrimidine glycosylase/DNA-(apurinic or apyrimidinic site) lyase, with translation MPELPEVETTRRGIEPLLRGRRVSGLTLRAAGLRRPFATDLADRLTGRRLRAVRRRAKYLLFDFAHGSLLLHLGMSGSLRVVDSEAPAGRHDHVDIDFSGRILRMTDPRKFGVLLWAGTDVDSHPLLRYLGPEPLSDAFDGAYLLGRCRKRRTAIKALLMDQKVVVGVGNIYASEALFRAGIRPDRPCGRLSAAECDRLVAAVRDVLTRAIAAGGTTLRDFQRADGRPGYFSLELQVYGRGGEPCVACGQELEQMRLAGRSTFFCRYCQH, from the coding sequence ATGCCTGAACTGCCCGAGGTGGAAACGACCCGTCGGGGGATCGAGCCGTTGCTGCGAGGCCGGCGCGTCAGCGGCCTGACCCTGAGGGCCGCGGGGCTTCGCCGGCCCTTCGCCACCGATCTCGCCGACCGGCTGACCGGTCGCAGGCTTAGGGCCGTGCGCCGGCGGGCCAAGTATCTGCTGTTCGACTTCGCCCACGGCAGTCTGTTGCTGCATCTCGGCATGTCCGGCAGCTTGCGGGTGGTCGATTCGGAGGCCCCCGCCGGCAGGCACGACCATGTCGACATCGATTTTTCCGGCCGCATCCTGCGCATGACCGATCCCCGGAAGTTCGGCGTTCTGCTCTGGGCCGGAACCGACGTCGACTCCCACCCCTTGCTGAGGTATCTGGGGCCCGAACCTTTGTCCGACGCCTTCGACGGCGCCTACCTGCTTGGTCGCTGCCGAAAACGGCGGACTGCGATCAAGGCCCTGCTCATGGACCAGAAAGTGGTTGTCGGTGTCGGCAACATCTACGCCAGCGAGGCACTCTTTCGCGCCGGAATTCGCCCGGATCGCCCCTGTGGTCGGCTGTCGGCCGCGGAGTGCGACCGGCTCGTAGCGGCGGTCAGGGACGTTTTGACGCGAGCGATTGCGGCTGGAGGTACGACGCTGCGCGATTTTCAGCGGGCGGACGGTCGCCCCGGCTACTTCAGTCTCGAGTTGCAGGTCTACGGACGCGGCGGCGAACCCTGCGTCGCCTGCGGTCAGGAACTCGAACAGATGCGGCTTGCCGGCCGTTCCACCTTTTTCTGCCGCTACTGCCAGCACTGA
- a CDS encoding FKBP-type peptidyl-prolyl cis-trans isomerase, whose amino-acid sequence MSKVKPGDRVSFTFVATLSDGTVFDSSDELHGDDCGCGGEGPLEFTIGGDEVFPALEEAVIGMEVGETRVVELTAEQAFGERDERGIIAVPRSEFPEDFTLQEHMMLELAGDNDEVYPAWVTEIGADFVTLDTNHPLAGEALRYELTLERIVPAH is encoded by the coding sequence ATGAGCAAGGTCAAACCGGGCGACCGGGTCAGCTTCACCTTCGTCGCCACTCTCAGTGACGGAACCGTTTTCGATTCATCGGACGAGCTACATGGCGACGACTGCGGTTGCGGCGGCGAAGGCCCCCTCGAATTCACCATTGGCGGCGACGAGGTCTTCCCCGCCCTGGAGGAGGCGGTCATCGGAATGGAAGTGGGTGAAACCCGGGTGGTCGAGCTGACGGCCGAACAGGCCTTCGGCGAAAGGGACGAACGGGGCATCATCGCCGTGCCCCGCAGCGAATTTCCGGAAGATTTCACCCTGCAGGAGCACATGATGCTCGAACTGGCAGGAGACAACGACGAGGTCTATCCAGCCTGGGTGACGGAGATCGGCGCCGACTTCGTCACCCTCGACACCAACCACCCGCTGGCCGGCGAAGCCCTGCGCTACGAACTGACCCTCGAACGGATCGTGCCGGCACATTGA